The Alosa sapidissima isolate fAloSap1 chromosome 8, fAloSap1.pri, whole genome shotgun sequence genome contains a region encoding:
- the LOC121715394 gene encoding C-C motif chemokine 19-like, with protein MAASGDVRLLCWTVVFLSLCYMVRGGDQAVDCCLRVSKNKIPVTILASYWTQNKDQGCNINAVVFITEKGRQLCAPPDAHWVRRRMAKLDARVKCRENNFMGDECKGRN; from the exons ATGGCTGCAAGTGGAGACGTCAGGCTCCTCTGCTGGACCgttgttttcctctctctctgctatatGG TGCGTGGAGGGGACCAGGCTGTGGACTGCTGCCTGAGGGTCAGCAAGAACAAGATCCCTGTAACGATTCTGGCCAGTTACTGGACCCAGAACAAAGACCAGGGCTGCAATATTAACGccgttgt GTTCATCACTGAGAAGGGGCGTCAGCTTTGTGCCCCCCCTGATGCTCACTGGGTGAGAAGGAGGATGGCCAAATTGGATGCCAGGGTGAAATGTCGAGAAAACAATTTCATG GGCGACGAGTGCAAAGGAAGGAATTAG
- the LOC121715484 gene encoding C-C motif chemokine 26-like, producing MMTRIALLFLAACLYWSCTTGSAIALDCCLSITDKPLPRAYAHSYKLTDAGCSLKATVFTTKRGKHVCAPPPEKSEWVRILIANLNKRGAQ from the exons ATGATGACTCGCATCGCACTTCTCTTTCTTGCTGCATGCCTGTACTGGAGCTGCACCACAG GCTCAGCAATAGCCTTAGATTGCTGCCTGTCCATCACGGATAAGCCCCTTCCTCGCGCATatgcacactcatacaaactGACCGATGCTGGATGCAGCCTCAAGGCCACCGT GTTCACCACCAAGAGAGGAAAGCATGTGTGTGCCCCTCCTCCAGAGAAGAGTGAATGGGTGAGGATTCTCATCGCTAATCTGAATAAGAGAG GTGCCCAGTGA